The Haloplanus sp. CK5-1 genome contains a region encoding:
- a CDS encoding long-chain-fatty-acid--CoA ligase — MSGHAQTLRPFLSRAVRLYPDRELVARTGEGVVRHTYDECADRVGRLANALRAAGVGHGDRVGTLCWNHDRHFAAYFAAPELGAQLHTINPLLPADDVRRIVESAGDRVVIVDASLADAFAEAYDPDAFASVEQVVVVGSAAPDLPVETTAYDDFVAGHAAAVDAPDLTGDDPAGLCYSSGTTGDPKGVEYTHRMLWSHTMAIMTPSGLDIADRDVVMPVVPMFHINAWGLPYAATAAGAKHVYPGPSPDPQDIVDLIDREGVTLTAGVPTVWLGVLDHLSDHPNPEAALSTLDRIVVGGAAPPERLLRAFDDHGVEVLHGWGMTETSPVGAVSHLKPGLRDADYDRRVAKRAKQGLVLPGLEFDVVDDSDDAVPHDGESMGELLIRGPWVATEYYESEGDDAFEGPWLRTGDVVTVDSDGYLELVDRADDVIKSGGEWISSQAVENAIMDHESVREAAVVGVPHERWGERPAAFVAADADPADRDALVDSLCDRIRADYPDWWVPDRVEFVESVPKTATGKFDKVDLRGRFEGALDERVDAAPPEGAE; from the coding sequence ATGTCGGGACACGCACAGACGCTCCGCCCGTTCCTGTCTCGGGCGGTACGGCTGTATCCGGACCGCGAACTCGTCGCTCGGACCGGCGAGGGCGTCGTTCGGCACACGTACGACGAGTGCGCCGATCGGGTCGGCCGCCTCGCGAACGCGCTTCGGGCGGCGGGCGTCGGCCACGGTGACCGCGTGGGGACGCTGTGCTGGAACCACGACCGGCACTTCGCGGCGTACTTCGCCGCCCCCGAACTCGGCGCACAGTTGCACACGATCAACCCCCTTCTCCCGGCCGACGACGTCCGACGGATCGTCGAGAGCGCCGGCGACCGGGTCGTCATCGTCGACGCCTCGCTCGCCGACGCGTTCGCCGAGGCGTACGACCCCGACGCCTTCGCGAGCGTCGAGCAAGTGGTCGTCGTCGGGTCGGCGGCGCCGGACCTCCCGGTCGAGACGACGGCGTACGACGACTTCGTCGCGGGCCACGCCGCCGCCGTCGACGCTCCCGACCTCACCGGAGACGACCCTGCCGGCCTGTGTTACTCCTCGGGGACGACCGGCGACCCGAAGGGCGTCGAGTACACCCACCGGATGCTCTGGAGCCACACGATGGCGATCATGACGCCGTCGGGTCTCGACATCGCCGATCGGGACGTCGTCATGCCGGTCGTCCCGATGTTCCACATCAACGCTTGGGGGCTTCCCTACGCGGCGACGGCGGCGGGCGCGAAACACGTCTACCCCGGGCCGTCGCCCGACCCCCAAGACATCGTGGACCTGATCGACCGCGAGGGTGTCACCCTCACCGCGGGCGTCCCGACGGTCTGGCTGGGCGTCCTCGACCACCTGTCTGACCACCCCAACCCCGAGGCGGCGCTCTCGACGCTCGATCGGATCGTCGTCGGTGGCGCCGCCCCACCCGAACGGCTGCTCCGCGCGTTCGACGATCACGGCGTCGAGGTGCTCCACGGGTGGGGGATGACCGAGACGTCGCCCGTCGGCGCAGTCTCCCACCTCAAACCCGGCCTGCGCGACGCCGACTACGACCGCCGCGTCGCGAAGCGGGCAAAACAGGGGCTCGTCCTCCCCGGTCTGGAGTTCGACGTCGTCGACGATTCGGACGACGCCGTCCCGCACGACGGCGAGTCGATGGGCGAACTACTGATCCGTGGCCCGTGGGTCGCGACGGAGTACTACGAGTCCGAGGGTGACGACGCCTTCGAGGGGCCGTGGCTCCGCACCGGCGACGTGGTGACGGTCGATTCGGACGGCTATCTCGAACTCGTCGACCGCGCGGACGACGTCATCAAATCGGGCGGGGAGTGGATCTCCTCGCAGGCGGTCGAGAACGCGATCATGGACCACGAGTCGGTCCGCGAGGCGGCGGTCGTCGGCGTCCCCCACGAGCGGTGGGGGGAGCGGCCGGCGGCGTTCGTCGCCGCCGACGCCGACCCCGCCGACCGCGACGCCCTGGTCGACTCGCTGTGCGACAGAATCCGGGCCGACTATCCCGACTGGTGGGTGCCCGACCGGGTCGAGTTCGTCGAGTCGGTGCCGAAGACGGCGACCGGGAAGTTCGACAAGGTCGACCTCCGGGGGCGCTTCGAGGGGGCGCTCGACGAGCGGGTGGACGCGGCGCCGCCCGAGGGGGCGGAGTGA
- a CDS encoding iron-containing alcohol dehydrogenase: MYDTVLARETRTVVSPSRIELGAGAVGTVGGHAARYGDTALVVATEQIFEFHGDTVVDALEAAGVDSVVYTDVRPDPTVENIEAAHDLYDREGCDLIVTLGGGSSIDTGKGVGILATNEGSIRDFGVDRAGYEGVPEPTPPLIAVNTTAGTGSEATRSVVVSDESTSTKFLVVSANVVPDVAIEDPELTVSLPKSHTAFTGIDALTHAIEAYVSVKSYGVPDGYAEEAMERIVRSLPVAWANGDDLAARADVMVGQLQAGQAFTNASVALVHGLARPLGAQLHIPHGLANGLILPYVVDFSAMAAPEKYAEIARILGVAADDDTTREAADAAVDGVFRLCEDVDLTGYLDDFGEVPSREAYLDVVDEMAQDAIDSGSPDNNPRKPTREELVDLYTIIYDDALAPDSPRRS, from the coding sequence GTACTCGCACGGGAGACGCGGACGGTCGTCTCGCCGAGTCGGATCGAACTCGGAGCCGGCGCGGTCGGGACGGTCGGCGGCCACGCCGCCCGGTACGGCGACACGGCGCTCGTCGTCGCCACGGAACAGATTTTCGAGTTCCACGGCGACACGGTCGTCGACGCCCTCGAGGCCGCGGGCGTCGACTCGGTCGTCTACACCGACGTCCGCCCCGACCCGACGGTCGAGAACATCGAGGCGGCACACGACCTGTACGACCGGGAGGGCTGTGACCTGATCGTCACGCTCGGCGGCGGGTCCTCCATCGACACGGGGAAGGGCGTCGGCATCCTCGCGACCAACGAGGGGTCGATCCGCGACTTCGGCGTCGACCGCGCGGGCTACGAGGGGGTCCCCGAACCGACGCCGCCGCTGATCGCCGTCAACACCACCGCCGGCACCGGGAGCGAGGCGACCCGCTCCGTCGTCGTCAGCGACGAGTCGACGTCGACGAAGTTCCTCGTCGTCTCCGCGAACGTCGTTCCCGACGTAGCCATCGAGGACCCGGAACTCACGGTGTCACTCCCCAAGAGCCACACCGCCTTCACGGGTATCGACGCCCTGACTCACGCCATCGAGGCGTACGTGTCGGTGAAGTCCTACGGCGTCCCCGACGGCTACGCCGAGGAAGCCATGGAGCGAATCGTCCGCTCGCTGCCGGTCGCGTGGGCCAACGGCGACGACCTGGCGGCCCGCGCGGACGTGATGGTCGGGCAACTCCAGGCGGGACAGGCGTTCACCAACGCCTCGGTCGCACTCGTCCACGGGTTGGCTCGTCCGCTCGGCGCACAACTCCACATCCCGCACGGGCTGGCGAACGGCCTCATCCTCCCCTACGTCGTCGACTTCTCCGCGATGGCCGCTCCCGAGAAGTACGCCGAGATTGCACGGATTCTGGGCGTCGCCGCCGACGACGACACGACCAGAGAGGCGGCGGACGCCGCCGTCGACGGTGTCTTCCGCCTGTGCGAGGACGTCGACCTCACCGGCTACCTCGACGACTTCGGCGAGGTGCCGTCTCGGGAGGCGTACCTCGACGTGGTCGACGAGATGGCACAGGACGCCATCGACTCCGGATCGCCGGACAACAATCCACGGAAGCCGACTCGCGAGGAGTTGGTCGACCTCTATACGATCATCTACGACGACGCGCTCGCGCCCGACAGCCCGCGGCGGTCCTAA